The window TGTTGAACTCAACCCTTCAGCCCATCTCATCTTGTTCCATGGTTTCATGTTGTGTGGCATTCGCATTTAATACCTCGACACACTTTTGTTCTATGGTTGCTAATGGGAGAAAAACTTAAAACTCAAGACAAGATGAGAAGCTAAAAAATTCGAGGGGGGCAAGCCTTGTTGTGTCCCTTGTGTAGTCAATGTTCTGATTCGCATAGTCACCTCTTTTCATTGCAGCTACACAAGAGATATTTGGTTGAAAGGTCAACAACTGATTTCTCCTTAACTGCATTCGAATAACTGGACATCTTTTACGGAGCATTTATCCCCGATAGGTTCGAATCCGCGTGATGGTTCAAAACTGCTTTCAAATATTCTTTGAGATTCTATTTAGAGCAAGACAAAAATGGGCGGCCGGAGAGCCACCGCGACGGCGGCAATCAACCATCCACTCTCGAGATTCATATTGATCAACTGAACTTCGCGAGACTGGTGAATGTCTATTGTCTATACACCAATCTTTTTGATTTCATTTTCAGTAGCCAAACTAATTGACCAACAATGTAAAACAAAGAAGCGAAACATATAAAAATGAAAAAATATAGGATTCAGGCGTGTTTTTGCAAGAACAAAAGAAAAAGAAAGGAAGGAAAGGACAAAGAGTTCACATGAATTCAAACATTCAATTATGATTCAAATGTCAAAGTACATTACATTGCACAAAGAAAATTTCAACACATGATTCCCAATCAATGTAGTCAACATGAGGACTTTAGTTGAAAAATTCAGCCGAATTTCACAAACAAAAACACAAGTAAGAAACTTAGATGTTTGCAGCACTAAGTGCCATTACCTTGCATTGTTCATTCATGGCCAACAATTGAGCCTCTTTCTTATCAAGACGAGCACTTAATTTCATGTTTTCATCCATAAGTTTCTGCACTTCTGCCTCTTTCTGCATCTTTTCACTCTCCAACTGCGTTGTCTTCACAACTAACCTgttcacaaaaaaataaaaataataaaaaaatattttaaaaagcaACAGTTTCCAAACAACAGAATTTGGTTTTGATTATATTAAAACTGACCGTTCAAAAAGCCTCTCGATGGTCTGAAACTGCTTCTCCGAAGAAACAAGTGTTTCTCTAACACTTATAAGACTACTAACATAAGATTTTAACGATTCAAAATCTTGTTTAACTCGAGTAAGCTCCTGTTCATTTTCAGCAGCCCGTTGCCTTTGTCTAGAAGTTTCTTCAACTAAATCCTCAACCCTTTGTCTCATTTCATTCAAAATACAGTTTGTACCCAATGCAAAACGATCCATTTCATCTAATTTTTCAGACATGGTTTCAATCTGAATCGTCTTCTTTTTAATCTCTTCTTGACCTAAACTTACTTTCTGTTTCGCATTACTACTTTCAGATTCAGCCACTAATACCCTCTTCACTAAAGATTCCATTACATCGGTAACCGTTTGTACACTACTCAGTATTTCACCCATATAACTCCCGTCTTGTTCATCAACAACACCTAATTGACTATTAATTGCAATCATTTTTTCAACCTCACGAGATTCAAAGTTGGAAAGATTAACATTTCCAGACCAATTAGACATAGGTGTGCCAGTTCGATCAATGAAACCTTCAGCATCTGATTGTTTAATGCCACATGATGTTAAGGCTAACTGAGGAATTGTAATTATTCTTGCTTTTGATTCCAAATACGTCAACAACGTTGTTGTCGTTTTTACTCTTCGCCAAAGAAGATCCAATTCCTTTTTGGCATCGTTACTTGATTCATGCATACATGAATTGACTTCAACGAGTTTTGTTTGTAATAAGTCAATTTGAGACTTTCCTCGCTCCAATTCCTGGTTCCAAACTGTTTGTGTTTTGTTTAGTTGAGAGTTAAAGGTATCTTCCTGACCCGCCAttaattatctaaaaaaaaagaaccACCATATATTAGAACCGAATTTTAGTATAAAACTATAAGCTAGCGTATAACAACGTATTCGAAATCCAATTTGTGTACCAATGCATATACAACGAATTACTGTAAGCAAGCGCCAATAAACATGTATACATACAACATACATTTTAAGAAATCCAATTTACGTCTTCATAATTAGGTTTCCGTCAATTTCATCACTAATTTTGAAGTGAATCAGAACTAATTTTACTTTCAGTTTACTGTTGATATGTATATGTATGCAATTTATACATC of the Rutidosis leptorrhynchoides isolate AG116_Rl617_1_P2 chromosome 5, CSIRO_AGI_Rlap_v1, whole genome shotgun sequence genome contains:
- the LOC139847881 gene encoding uncharacterized protein; its protein translation is MAGQEDTFNSQLNKTQTVWNQELERGKSQIDLLQTKLVEVNSCMHESSNDAKKELDLLWRRVKTTTTLLTYLESKARIITIPQLALTSCGIKQSDAEGFIDRTGTPMSNWSGNVNLSNFESREVEKMIAINSQLGVVDEQDGSYMGEILSSVQTVTDVMESLVKRVLVAESESSNAKQKVSLGQEEIKKKTIQIETMSEKLDEMDRFALGTNCILNEMRQRVEDLVEETSRQRQRAAENEQELTRVKQDFESLKSYVSSLISVRETLVSSEKQFQTIERLFERLVVKTTQLESEKMQKEAEVQKLMDENMKLSARLDKKEAQLLAMNEQCKVMALSAANI